The Strix aluco isolate bStrAlu1 chromosome 21, bStrAlu1.hap1, whole genome shotgun sequence sequence AGGGCAAAGTCCTTCAACAGAAGCAAAAGCTTTCTAGCCAGCAGACACTGAAAGGACTGAGCAAATGAAAAGCCCAGAGTATGGGGCAGCAGATGACCAACACAGTACATCCATGTCAGCCTTCCAGTAGCACTGCCAAACAAGCCAAAccaagcattttaaatattttttttaaaaagtcataaaatAACCAAACAAgcacattttttatttgtagtgGTTAACAACTCAGACACTTGTACTCAGTATCTTTCACAAGCACCTAAATCCCACAATCGCAGCTTCCTTAGTTTGTAAGGATCTGAAGAACATAAGCTACAGGTAGGGATGAGTTAGTTAAATAAAGGAAGAGAACTTGTGAcagttccaattaaaaaaaaaattcaaaacattccATAAATTTGAGCCAATGAGAGATTAAGAGGAAAGCCCAggatggaagagagagaaacatgtGAAAAGGAAACAAGTCTTTTTCTCAGATTACCCAGTGTGAAAAACCACtactgtatttctattttaaaatcagaatgaTTTTATAGGAAGTCTGCAAAAACTTTCCCACTTCCTTCCGTTATCAAAACAATGGAACTTGAATACAACAACCATTcatgcaattaaaataaacagataacTGATATTTCCTAAGCAAAGAAAGGAGTGTTTGTATTAATTACAAAAGATACACATcaatgagaagaaaatggaaatggtaCTATTCTGCATCAACAAAGACACAGCAGGTTATCAGCCACTGCTGGCTAAACTCCATCCACTTGTTCTGTCCTAACATACAGCCTGCAAATGGAAGGTTGAGACTCTCAGTTCAACACGAGTCACCATGAAACCGGTTACAAACTGGAGGATGAATACAACTATAAAGATGTGGATGAAACTGCTTCTATCCATTGCAACCTTTGTCCATGGGACTGATCACATGTCACTTAAGAGGATCAAACTTCAAAAAAACAGCCAAACCtaccactaaaaaaacccaaaaaccaaacaacaaaaaaacccctacagcaAAAGCAACACCAAACCATACTCTGAGACTGAGCACTCGTATTGCTCCCCTCCAAAGAACTCCATGCTCTAGAGAGACATTACAGTGTACAGTCTGGACCAATTTTCTTGGAGGAAAGGAAGAACACCTTTTACACAAAAAAGTTACATTACTGCACTCTGTGtacctttctcttctgcttcagaaTAACAAAGATACACTAGTCAGACCTAGCTTCTCCAGAGAAACTCAATACACACACAATTCTCGTTACCATTCCACTCCCCAAGAATTCAATTGCTCAAGAGTTTCATGCCAACTTGACAACACTGCCTTTAAATCCTATATTTGACAACAAAATTATGCATTACAAACCCGTAAGGTCCACAACAACAAACACTGCTTCCCAAAATAGAACACAGAGTTATTTAAAACACGTTCTCCTGCAAAGCACCTACCTCCAATCACATACTAACCAAAACTCAAATGAAGCACAAGTAAATTTGTACTCACCGTAAGGATTACATTCAGAGTCCCCCAGTTCTTTATCCCAGTCCTCCACCTCGTACACAGAAGCTGTCTGCAGCTTTGGAAAAGTTACAGCCTCAGGCATACTGGAATCTTCACCACCCAAGTCTTCCAGATCAGGATGTAGGTGAACAGAGTCAACAGGAGAGCCACTGACATCATTTTCATTGTGAGAGATACCAGAGAATTCACTTTCTTCAGACTCACTATCAAGAACATTTGGAATATTCTTCAGCAACCATtctaaaaacaacagaaagagcCAACAAAGATATTTAGGAATTGAAAAGGAACAATTAAATGCTATATAAATGCGCTTTGTGACTACTAAACCAGTTATATGCAATTCCTTACACATATAGTATCACTACAGTGTTGTTTCAGATGCTTAGAAACATCAGACATAGGCTTGCATCACAACACTAGCCCAAGACAGGATTTTCCACAGACTCTTGTTGGAAGATAACTCTTTTTAAAATAGGGCACAGGACCCAGCAGTCTTGTTTTATCACATTCAGCTGTTAGCATTTATAAATAATAGGTATGTTGAAAAACCACAgctctaagtttaaaaaaaaatattttttcatagtaTTAATTACTCTTGCATCTAGGCATACACAAATATCTACATGGAAATAATTCATTCAGTGCAGTAACTGAAGAGGCATTTCCCATGCATCACCACAGAGTTTTAAGTGTATTTCCTCAATCAGAGTGTGTTATTACTCAGTGTGTGCTTTGTTTTGCCCTAATACTGTAGACTTACCTTTTCTGGGCTTCCAGGTCATAGTTTCTCTCTTAATAGGAAGCTGTTCCTTCTCAAAGCTTGTGGGCTCTATGGCAGCAGCCATCACCTACAAGACAAGTTTTAAAGAATCAAGTAGCACCTTTCATCGATTCCTCCAATGAGGCTCATGCAACTTCTACTGCAtttaagtgtttctgagccaTTGAGCCTGACCTGTTTGCTCCCTTTTTGAATCAGAGGTTTTAAACCAGACaggctttcatttcagaaagcaaatctGCAGAGGGACGGCTCATCCTGCTGCTGCCATCAGTCAGCCCAGGCAGCAGCAACCACGGAACAGGCAGTCTCCTCACAGCCATAATCCTGCTGCCACCCTGAGCTTTGGGAAGGGGTCCCAAAATTGACCCAAAATGCACCAGTCTGGGAACAGCAACTCACTGGGAAAGCTACAGAGGTAATGAAGGCCCAAGAAGCGGAATGAGTACAAGCCCCAAAGACTATGAGCCAGCCACCTTGTAGGAGCCGATGTGCCAAGGAGACAGGAGAGGGCCAGACCCCGCGGCAGCCCTCAGGAGCTGGAGGAAAATGGCAGACACGCAGCTGGAACGCAGAAGGTAACACCTCAACTGGTCTGACGGTCCccagagggagaggaaagtaAAGGTGAGTTATCCCCACCACTCCCACTACAACAAGGATGAATTCGCTGAAGGACAGCCTCTGCCCAGGGCGGCGGGTGCGGGAAGCCGCGCTCCCAGATGCTCCCAGAGCGGAGGCCGGGCCTACTGGCGGGAGGGGACTGACGGGGGTCGCGGCCGGCGAGCAAGGGCAGAGCGCCCCATACTTCGGGCAAGCCCTCAggggcgggccccgccgcctctGCTGCCCACCCGGGCCGTGCCAGGGAAGCGAACCTGCCcgagccccgctccccgccccgcgggaGCCCTCCGCACCTGCCGAGGCGGCGGTGCCGGCAGCCGCGCCATGCCGGCTGGCGCTGAGGGAGCGTCCGCGCGCGGCGCCGCCGTGAGGAGACGCTGgtccggccgcccccgcccgccttCGCGCCCTGCCGGGGCCGCTCGTCCCCTCAGCAGCGCCTGCGCCCGAGGCAGCCAGCGGCCGCGGGCACCGCCAGGCCGGCGGCCTCCGAGGAAGGGCGGCCGCTGCTGAAGGCGGCGGACGGGCTGGTTGTGCCTCGGAGCTCGGTGCGACACCGGTCGTGAAAGCGGCTGGAAAGGAGGCGCCCGCACGGCGAGCGGCAGCGGCTCCCGCTTCGGCCTGGGTGCGAGCTCCCGCGTCCCTCCCAACCTGCCAGACCCACGCTCTCTCTACTTTTTGAACGCCTAACTTCTTCAATTGCTACTGAAAATTGTGTGtagtgagagagaaaaacaatCCGACACGAGGGCAGAAACAAGCAATTAaaacaagtgggaaaaaaaggTGGAGAAATACAGACAAGAGAGTAAGAAAACACATTTGCACTCATAAAGTTGTAAATAAAATATCAATACCTCCCCAGGCTCTGTGGCTTTTTAATCTTGCCAAAAGATAACCATCTCCTTCAGGCCTTGTGCTAGGAGCATGCTCAGAGGAAGATTAAGAGATGGGAAGCACCTGTGCCAACCAGACCAGGTGGGTGCTCCACCAACAGGTGCTGCAGGTTGTGGAGTGAGGGGCAAAGTTCTGCAATGAACCAGGACAGGTGAAGAAAAAGGGTCCACTTCAAAGTGGTGGTCATGAGCTTTGCCagactcagaaaaaaacaaaaaacaacctaaaacaaaatcccccaaacccaAATTTTGTGTTTAAAAGCTTTGTTGTGTAACACCAGCAGCAAGATGAACGATTCAGGGGAGGGAACTAACATAATAAAGGGCAGAGAGGGTAGAAGAGGAacaattggggggggggggggggggtggcgcaTGACCCCAGGTGCAAGACAGCTGAGAACTAGTGGGGAGATCAAAGATGGCCTGGCTAAAAGCTTGGGAAAGACAAAGTAGGATGTACTTCAGATGTCACAGAAGGAGCAATTTAACAGGCTGTTGCTCCAAACCTTGTTTCCAGATAGTCAGAAGTTACTGGAAGATGTTGCTTGAGAGGAGGTGCAGTTTCTACTTGTGCAAAAAAACCTTAAGGAACTATTTTTCTGTATTGTCATGGCACCACCACCCAGTCACTGGGAAATGAGATAGAGGAACTACTGCTGCATGTTCCTATATTTTGCCTAGGCATGCTCTGCTGGTCCGAGAATAGCATTTATGCTGATTTAAGGGGTTTGACACAGGAAAATGCGGCTCTATGAACAGCCAAGAACACCACTGTCCCAAACAACTATTACCCATTTTTCACATATTATAGACAGAAAGTTAAGTGTAGATCAGAAACAGATCTCAGCTCCCCTCAACACTTCAGTCACTCTCAGAATTACAGCTTAGGATACAAACACCaaaggcaaggcaggcagagaagttgGTGTTGTTTTTGAAGAGGATTACAGATGACTTCAAGACTAGGAAACAATAAATACCATAATTTCACAAATTGTTTCTCCAGTGTTCCACTTTTCATTATTCAATAGTACAGTAAGATACAAAGGTCTCCCACAGGTGGTTTCcatggagggtttttttgcatttgggTGCTGTAAAACTAGCTTTCCACGGTGTAAAAGCTGATACATTATGACTATTCCATCTGAATGTTCAGGCAGGAGGAAGAGTTTACTCTCAGAAGTCTCAGTGAAGAACACACTCAGAAACACCTTTGCTTTCACCTCTAACTGTGCACTTGAACTTGCCCCTGGCAGAAGCAACACTAGAAGCAACTGCAACAGGGCACATGATTACTCTTTTTCACATATGCAAGGATGTAAAGAAGGTACACTTTAATAAGATCCAGAAACATATTTACCTTTGTACAAAGAAGTTAAAACATGACAGTGCACACTTTTTTTAACTATTTATAGTTTTTCATAAGTGTCCAGTTTGCAGTAAAGTGTATTTGGAAATAAAGTCTTCCACCAGGTCTCCCTGCAACATCTTCATAGCTCGCCAGTGAATGGTCCCACAGTTTTCTGGTTTGCCTTGGGGATGACTTAGCTCCTCTTTGATATAATCCAGCCAGagat is a genomic window containing:
- the COPRS gene encoding coordinator of PRMT5 and differentiation stimulator, which encodes MAAAIEPTSFEKEQLPIKRETMTWKPRKEWLLKNIPNVLDSESEESEFSGISHNENDVSGSPVDSVHLHPDLEDLGGEDSSMPEAVTFPKLQTASVYEVEDWDKELGDSECNPYDAGDLYCGSFQENNLLASYSWQEDSFYNPGCHHAACLAFTPPVRMTEAGQFDDADE